GAGGGCCAACCCCCACACCCACAGCTCCAGACCCCCTCTCCCCCGGGAGAGGGCTAGGGTGAGGGCCACGCCGCCCCGCCCCCACCACACAGCCACCCAGGAGACACCCCATGCTGAACTGGGACGAATTCGACAAAGACGACGAAACCACCACCGCCAAGCCCGCCCAGGCTGCCGGCCAGCAGGCGCCCGCCCAGACCGAGCGCCTGGATTCCGAAGGCGACGCCCTGGTCCATGACGCCCGCGCCCTGTCCGCCGATGACTCCGATGCCGTGGCCCGCGCCAAGGCCGCGTTGAACGAGCTGGACATCCAGGAAGGCCTGGACGACTTGGAAGGCTCCTCCGCCCGCGTGCACGTCGGCGACAAGCAGATGATCAACGCCCGCGCCGACCTCAACCAGCTCGTGCCCTTCAAGTACGATTGGGCCTGGCAGAAGTACCTGGATGGTTGCGCCAACCACTGGATGCCCCAGGAAGTGAACATGAACGCCGACATCGCGACCTGGAAGAGCGCGGACGGCCTCACCGAGGACGAGCGTCGCATCGTCAAGCGCAACCTCGGCTTCTTCTCCACCGCCGACTCCCTGGTAGCCAACAACCTGGTCCTGGCCGTCTACCGCCTGATCACCAACCCCGAATGCCGCCAGTACATCCTGCGCCAGGCCTTCGAAGAGGCGATCCACACCCACGCCTACCAGTACTGCATCGAGTCGCTGGGCATGGATGAAGGCGAGATCTTCAACATGTACCACGAGATCCCGAGCGTCGCGAAGAAGGCGAGCTGGGGCCTGAAGTACACCCGCTCCATCTCCGACCCCGAGTTCAAGACCGGCACCCCGGAGACCGATCGCCAGTTCCTCAAGAACCTGATC
The window above is part of the Pseudomonas oryzihabitans genome. Proteins encoded here:
- a CDS encoding ribonucleotide-diphosphate reductase subunit beta, with product MLNWDEFDKDDETTTAKPAQAAGQQAPAQTERLDSEGDALVHDARALSADDSDAVARAKAALNELDIQEGLDDLEGSSARVHVGDKQMINARADLNQLVPFKYDWAWQKYLDGCANHWMPQEVNMNADIATWKSADGLTEDERRIVKRNLGFFSTADSLVANNLVLAVYRLITNPECRQYILRQAFEEAIHTHAYQYCIESLGMDEGEIFNMYHEIPSVAKKASWGLKYTRSISDPEFKTGTPETDRQFLKNLIAYYCVLEGIFFYCGFTQILSMGRRNKMTGTAEQFQYILRDESMHLNFGIDMINQIKIENPHLWDAQMKDEATQMILQGTQLEIEYARDTMPRGVLGMNAAMMEDYLKFIANRRLTQIGLKEEYPGATNPFPWMSEIMDLKKEKNFFETRVIEYQTGGALSWD